CAAACTATTTATTTAGTGTGTGAGTGTGCCTATGTGTGCGAACGTGCGTGCGTGCATGCGTGCGTGTGACTTATATTAAATATGGACACCAAATTCATACTTCGTACAAAACATTCAAAATGTTAAGGGTGGCCTTATGGTATTATAGAAATGGTAGGTCGTGGTAAATTAAGGTTATTGGCCATTGTAGGATCATGCTTCCCACCAAAACCAGTTCGCCTATTAGCAGAAATCTGCAGTGAGAAACACCGACCGTATGTGCTCCCAACATGGCCACCATTTCTTCATTTGTAATTCCCTTTGCAGCAAAAAACTTCGATAGTGTTGGAATTGATATGTCAGGTCTCGATAACTCAACATCGGCTATGTTAGACACTAATCCATCCCATCTTTCAGTCGGAACGCTGTATTTTGGTCCTCCCGATAAAGCCAGAGCATCCCTTGTAGCAAGTGATATGATATCTGCACATGATATTGTTGAAGGACAAGCAACTTCAAGTGCTTCCTTTACTTCGTCGATTATATCAAGCCTCTAACACTTGCGTTGGCGCCATCTTTTTTCTCTGAAACGGTTTTGTTTGTAGGGTCAATTAGAAGGGATGCATCACAACCCTGCAcattgatgatgaaaatgtaTGTTATACATATATGAATagcaataatatatataactattaatataattagtttgtgaaaattataGTTTAAAATATCAAAGCCTATTATTAGTTTAAATATGATAACTAAATCCATTGCATATGAATAAGTTATAGTTTAAAAATTCTTCTGTTTACATAACAACTAAATCCATTACACAATGAAAGAGTTGGAATGCTCAAACTATTTATTTAGTGTGTGAGTGTGCCTATGTGTGCGAACGTGCGTGCGTGCATGCGTGCGTGTGACTTATATTAAATATGGACACCAAATTCATACTTCGTACAAAACATTCAAAATGTTAAGGGTGGCCTTATGGTATTATAGAAATGGTAGGTCGTGGTAAATTAAGGTTATTGGCCATTGTAGGATCATGCTTCCCACCAAAACCAGTTAGCCTATTAGCAAAAATCTGCAGTGAGAAACACCGACCGTATGTGCTCCCAATAGGGCCACCATTTCTTCATTTGTAATTCCCTTTGCATCAAAAAACTTGGATAGTGTTGGAATTGATATGTCAGGTCCAGGTAACTCAACATCGGCTATGTTAGAGACTAATCCATCCCATCTTTCAGTCGGAACGCTGTATTTTGGTCCTCCCGATAAAGCCAGAGCATCCCTTGTAGCAAGTGATATGATATCTGCACATGATATTGTTGAAGGACAAGCAACTTCAAGTGCTTCCTTTACTTCGTCGATTATATCAAGCCTCTAACACTTGCGTTGGCGCCATCTTTTTTCTCTGAAACGGTTTTGTTTGTAGGGTCAATTAGAAGGGATGCATCACAACCCTGCAcattgatgatgaaaatgtaTGTTATACATATATGAATagcaataatatatataactattaatataattagtttgtgaaaattataGTTTAAAATATCAAAGCCTATTATTAGTTTAAATATGATAACTAAATCCATTGCATATGAATAAGTTATAGTTTAAAAATTCTTCTGTTTACATAACAACTAAATCCATTACACAATGAAAGAGTTGGAATGCTCAAACTATTTATTTAGTGTGTGAGTGTGCCTATGTGTGCGAACGTGCGTGCGTGCATGCGTGCGTGTGACTTATATTAAATATGGACACCAAATTCATACTTCGTACAAAACATTCAAAATGTTAAGGGTGGCCTTATGGTATTATAGAAATGGTAGGTCGTGGTAAATTAAGGTTATTGGCCATTGTAGGATCATGCTTCCCACCAAAACCAGTTCGCCTATTAGCAGAAATCTGCAGTGAGAAACACCGACCGTATGTGCTCCCAACATGGCCACCATTTCTTCATTTGTAATTCCCTTTGCAGCAAAAAACTTCGATAGTGTTGGAATTGATATGTCAGGTCTCGATAACTCAACATCGGCTATGTTAGACACTAATCCATCCCATCTTTCAGTCGGAACGCTGTATTTTGGTCCTCCCGATAAAGCCAGAGCATCCCTTGTAGCAAGTGATATGATATCTGCACATGATATTGTTGAAGGACAAGCAACTTCAAGTGCTTCCTTTACTTCGTCGATTATATCAAGCCTCTAACACTTGCGTTGGCGCCATCTTTTTTCTCTGAAACGGTTTTGTTTGTAGGGTCAATTAGAAGGGATGCATCACAACCCTGCAcattgatgatgaaaatgtaTGTTATACATATATGAATagcaataatatatataactattaatataattagtttgtgaaaattataGTTTAAAATATCAAAGCCTATTATTAGTTTAAATATGATAACTAAATCCATTGCATATGAATAAGTTATAGTTTAAAAATTCTTCTGTTTACATAACAACTAAATCCATTACACAATGAAAGAGTTGGAATGCTCAAACTATTTATTTAGTGTGTGAGTGTGCCTATGTGTGCGAACGTGCGTGCGTGCATGCGTGCGTGTGACTTATATTAAATATGGACACCAAATTCATACTTCGTACAAAACATTCAAAATGTTAAGGGTGGCCTTATGGTATTATAGAAATGGTAGGTCGTGGTAAATTAAGGTTATTGGCCATTGTAGGATCATGCTTCCCACCAAAACCAGTTAGCCTATTAGCAAAAATCTGCAGTGAGAAACACCGACCGTATGTGCTCCCAATAGGGCCACCATTTCTTCATTTGTAATTCCCTTTGCATCAAAAAACTTGGATAGTGTTGGAATTGATATGTCAGGTCCAGGTAACTCAACATCGGCTATGTTAGAGACTAATCCATCCCATCTTTCAGTCGGAACGCTGTATTTTGGTCCTCCCGATAAAGCCAGAGCATCCCTTGTAGCAAGTGATATGATATCTGCACATGATATTGTTGAAGGACAAGCAACTTCAAGTGCTTCCTTTACTTCGTCGATTATATCAAGCCTCTAACACTTGCGTTGGCGCCATCTTTTTTCTCTGAAACGGTTTTGTTTGTAGGGTCAATTAGAAGGGATGCATCACAACCCTGCAcattgatgatgaaaatgtaTGTTATACATATATGAATagcaataatatatataactattaatataattagtttgtgaaaattataGTTTAAAATATCAAAGCCTATTATTAGTTTAAATATGATAACTAAATCCATTGCATATGAATAAGTTATAGTTTAAAAATTCTTCTGTTTACATAACAACTAAATCCATTACACAATGAAAGAGTTGGAATGCTCAAACTATTTATTTAGTGTGTGAGTGTGCCTATGTGTGCGAACGTGCGTGCGTGCATGCGTGCGTGTGACTTATATTAAATATGGACACCAAATTCATACTTCGTACAAAACATTCAAAATGTTAAGGGTGGCCTTATGGTATTATAGAAATGGTAGGTCGTGGTAAATTAAGGTTATTGGCCATTGTAGGATCATGCTTCCCACCAAAACCAGTTCGCCTATTAGCAGAAATCTGCAGTGAGAAACACCGACCGTATGTGCTCCCAACATGGCCACCATTTCTTCATTTGTAATTCCCTTTGCAGCAAAAAACTTCGATAGTGTTGGAATTGATATGTCAGGTCTCGATAACTCAACATCGGCTATGTTAGACACTAATCCATCCCATCTTTCAGTCGGAACGCTGTATTTTGGTCCTCCCGATAAAGCCAGAGCATCCCTTGTAGCAAGTGATATGATATCTGCACATGATATTGTTGAAGGACAAGCAACTTCAAGTGCTTCCTTTACTTCGTCGATTATATCAAGCCTCTAACACTTGCGTTGGCGCCATCTTTTTTCTCTGAAACGGTTTTGTTTGTAGGGTCAATTAGAAGGGATGCATCACAACCCTGCAcattgatgatgaaaatgtaTGTTATACATATATGAATagcaataatatatataactattaatataattagtttgtgaaaattataGTTTAAAATATCAAAGCCTATTATTAGTTTAAATATGATAACTAAATCCATTGCATATGAATAAGTTATAGTTTAAAAATTCTTCTGTTTACATAACAACTAAATCCATTACACAATGAAAGAGTTGGAATGCTCAAACTATTTATTTAGTGTGTGAGTGTGCCTATGTGTGCGAACGTGCGTGCGTGCATGCGTGCGTGTGACTTATATTAAATATGGACACCAAATTCATACTCCGTACAAAACATTCAAAATGTTAAGGGTGGCCTTATGGTATTATAGAAATGGTAGGTCGTGGTAAATTAAGGTTATTGGCCATTGTAGGATCATGCTTCCCACCAAAACCAGTTCGCCTATTAGCAGAAATCTGCAGTGAGAAACACCGACCGGATGTGCTCCCAACATGGCCACCATTTCTTCATTTGTAATTCCCTTTGCAGCAAAAAACTTCGATAGTGTTGGAATTGATATGTCAGGTCTCGATAACTCAACATCGGCTATGTTAGACACTAATCCATCCCATCTTTCAGTCGGAACGCTGTATTTTGGTCCTCCCGAAAAGCCACAGCATCTCTTGTAGCAAGTGATATGATATCTGCAAATGATATTGTTGAAGGACAAGCAACTTCAAGTGCTTCCTTTACTTCGTCGATTATATCAAGCCTCTAACACTTGCGTTGGCGCAATCTTTTTTCTCTGAAACGGTTTTGTTTGTAGGATCAATTAGAAGGGATGCATCACAACCCTGCACATTAATGATGAAAATGTATGTTATACATATATGAATAGCAATAAACTATATAACTATTAATATAAttagtttgtgaaaattatagtttaaaaaatcaaagcctattattagtttaaatataataactaaaaaTCCATTGGATATGAATAAGTTATAGTTTAAAAATTCTTCTGTTTACATAACAACTAAATCCATTACACAATGAAAGAGTTGGAATgctcaaactaattttttattttatttagtgtGTGAGTGTGCATGTGTGCGAACGTGCGTGCGTGCATGCGTGTGACTTATATTAAATATGGACACCAAATTCATATTCCGTACAAAATATTCAAAATGTTAAGGATGACCTTATGGTATTATAGAAATGGTAGGTCGTGGGAAATTAACATTGTTCTTTGAGACTAATCAACAACAAATGTCGTGTTCAACAttcaaagtaatttttttattacttttaaaatattaaataaatgagacaaattatttttttcgtcTATAAATGAAGTGAAAAACACCACTGATACTCAAAAATACAACTATGAGGACCAGAGCTCAAATTCGAGTACGATTGTGAGCAACTTAATAATATCAGATACAAAAGAATAATACATCTATAAATTTATGTTAATCTCTGTTTGCAAAAgaacaaacaaatgaaaacaataatttgtttatgttttcaAGCAAATGAGagttcaaacaaaataaaacaaaagtgtAGCTAATTTCTTTTGTTGAAAACCCTACAGTTCTTGCGAATTTCTCCTTCTTTTCCAACCAAAACTCCAACTTTTCCCATCTTTATCATAGCACTTGCAAAACTCTTAACAAACTTGTCACCATTTGAAGCAAAATTAGACACAAAAGTACTTGTAGATTTATCCAAAGCAAGTTGTTGATCAATCTGCATTATACCTCTCTTAAGAAGAATCTGCTTGTAAAATTcattatcaacaacaaaagaagTATTCTGATCCAAAAATGCAGCACCATTAGTATTTGATTTACACAAGTTAACAAGCTTAGTATTCAATGCAGGGTCACCAATAGAATTTGCGAAGAAACCGCAATGAGCAACACCAACAGTATGTGCTCCCAAAAGGGTCACCATTTCTTCGGTCGTAATTCCTTTTGCAGCAAAAAATTGTGTTAGCTGTGGAATAGGAGAGCTAGGTCCCGGTAGAATATTAGCATCAATACTATTGGAGACTAATCCATCGCGTCTTCCCGTTGGAACGTTGTACTTTGGTCCTCCTGATAAGGCAACGGCATCTCGTGTAGCAAGTGCTATGATGTCGGAACATGAAACTGTTGAAGGACATGTAGCTTCAATTGCTTCCTTTACATCGTCGATTAGATCATAGCCTCTAACACTAGCGTT
This genomic interval from Trifolium pratense cultivar HEN17-A07 linkage group LG6, ARS_RC_1.1, whole genome shotgun sequence contains the following:
- the LOC123892663 gene encoding peroxidase 44-like yields the protein MKQISIILFFFILPLAFADLQLGFYASSCRKAESIVHKVVQKRFNRDKSITAALLRMHFHDCFVRGCDASLLIDPTKNNTSEKQTGANASVRGYDLIDDVKEAIEATCPSTVSCSDIIALATRDAVALSGGPKYNVPTGRRDGLVSNSIDANILPGPSSPIPQLTQFFAAKGITTEEMVTLLGAHTVGVAHCGFFANSIGDPALNTKLVNLCKSNTNGAAFLDQNTSFVVDNEFYKQILLKRGIMQIDQQLALDKSTSTFVSNFASNGDKFVKSFASAMIKMGKVGVLVGKEGEIRKNCRVFNKRN